The DNA window AAGAAAAGTAGTCATTCAAAATTTACCTTTTTTATTAACTGATACAGTTGGTTTTATTAGAAAATTACCAACGCAATTGATAGAATCTTTTAAAAGCACACTAGACGAAGTTAGAGAAGCAGATTTATTGTTACATGTTGTTGATATTTCACATGCTAATTTTGAAGAACATATTGATTCTGTGAATAAAATTTTAGGTGAAATTGACAGCTCAAACAAACCTACTATCATGGTTTTTAATAAAATTGATGCCTATAAAGCAGAACCATTAGATGAAGATGATTTAATAACTGAAAAAACATCTGCTCACTACACATTAGAAGAATGGAAAAACACTTGGATGAATAAAGTAGGAAATAACGCTTTATTTATTTCTGCACTAAATAAGAAAAACTTAGACTCCTTTAAAAAACGAGTCTATGATGAAGTACGAGAAATTCATGTGACTCGTTTTCCTTATAATCATTTTCTATATCCAGATTATGAAGATGAACAATAATTTAGTTCTATAAAAAAAGGCTGTCTTTATAAAGACAACCTTTTTATTTTATATCAAATTTGATTACCAAATTCGGACTCTATCTTCTGGAGCAATCCACATAGCATCACCTTCCTTTATATCAAATGCTTCGTAAAAGGCATCAATATTTTTTAAAGGTTGAGTTGCTCTTACCATTCCTGGTGAATGTGTATCTGTTTTAATAAGTGTTCGTAATGCGTCGTCTCTTGTTAATGTTCTCCAAACTGTTGCCCAAGACATAAAGAAACGTTGTTCTGGTGTAAATCCATCAATGTTTTCTGGTCTTCCAGTTTTAGCATAATGCAACTGTAAACCATCATATGCTCCAAGTACACCTCCTAAATCTCCAATATTTTCTCCAAGTGTATACTTTCCGTTTACATAAACGCTATCTAAAACTTCTAGAGCACTATATTGATCTGCTAAAGCATCTCCACGTTTAGTAAATTCTTCAAGATCGGTAGGTGTCCACCAGTTCTTTAAGTTTCCATCAGCATCAAAACGCGATCCAGAATCATCAAACGCATGAGAGATTTCATGACCAATAACAGCTCCTATTCCTCCATAATTTACGGCATCATCAGCGGTATAATTATAGAATGGTGGTTGCAAAATTGCTGCAGGAAATACAATTTCATTGTTAATTGGACTATAGTAAGCATTAACCATTTGAGGTGGCATTCCCCATTCAGATTTATCAATTGGTTCATTAATATCAGATAAGTTATCATCTAAAGCCCAACGACCAATAGCCATCATGTTTTCTGCATAGCTATTTCCTTCCTTAACCATTAAATCAGAATAATCTTTCCATTCATCTGGATAAGCAATCTTTACGGTGAATTTATCTAATTTCTCAATAGCTTTCACTTTGGTTTCATCAGTCATCCAATCTAATTTTTGGATTCTATTTTGAAATGCTGTGATTACATTTGCAATCATTTTCTCAGCTTTTACTTTTGCTTCTGGTGGAAATTTAGCTTCAACATACAATTGCCCAATAGCTTCTCCAACACTTCCAGTTACAGTTCCTAAAGCACGCTCTTCTGCGTCACGTTGCTTTTTAGCTCCACTCAATGTTTGTGCATAAAACTCCCAATTAGCTCTTTCAATTTCTGTGGTTAAGAAACCTGCAGCATTATCAATTGTTGTCCAATCTATTAGTGTTTTAATATCTTCTATTGATGTGTTATTTAAGAAATCACTCAATGCAGACATATATTTCGGCTGAGCCACTAAAACCGTATCAATTTGTTTTTTAATCCCTAGATCTGAAATCATTTTGCCCCAATCAATTGCAGGACACATTTCTTGCAATTGTGAGATAGATCTTGGATTATTATAGTTACGAGCATCTCTTGCAGCTACTTTATCTAATCTAGGCTCAACCAATTGAGTTTCCATTTCAATTATTTTAACAGCAGCGGCATTTGCATCTGCTTCACTGTATTCAATAAATTGAAGCATTTTAGACACGTGAGCTTTATATTTTTCTCTGATTTCTTTAGACTTATCGTCCTGATCTAAATAATAATCACGTTGTAACCCTGTACCTCCTGGGCCAACCCAAGCTGTATTCATACTACTATCATTCAAGTCTGGACCAGCACCTAGACCAGCAAATGGCGTAGCAAGACCTAAAGTAGTAGCTTCTGCTGTTTGCATGTCTGCAATACTTTTTATGCCATCAATTTTAGCAAGTACTGGTAATAATGGTTTGATACCAGCTTCATCTCTTGCTACAGTATCTAATTGCGATTCAAAAATTAAAAGTGCTTTCTTTTGGTCAGTACCTTCTTCATACTTACCTAACTCTTTAGACGTTTTTAAAATTTCTAAAACATCAGCTCTTGTTCCTTTTCGTAAAACTCCAAATCCGCCCCAACGTGTTTCTTCTTCAGGGATTTTTGTGTTTTTTTGCCAATTGCCATTTACAAAATTGTAAAAGTCATCTTTAGGATTTACATCCTTATCCATGTTTTCGAGATTAATTCCAGGAATTTTCTCAACCATAGTTGTTTCATCTTTTGCCTCCTCTTTACATCCTAAAAATGCAAATACAGCCAATACAGAAACTATCAAAATACTCTTGATATTAGTTTTCATAGTGTGTGTTTAGTTTTAATTTGATTAAAATTAGTTATTAATTAGAAGTCTTAACAAGCCATTTGTTACATATTAACAAAACATTAAGAGAATTATTCTGGCTTCAAAATATTATTGGCTTCAAATTCAAGCTTTTTGTTGATTTGAAGATTAAGATTAGAGAACGCCACAAACACCTCCCTTAAAGCTTCTAGCTGTATGTCTTTCAAAATATTATCAAGCGACAGTAGGCTGTTTAATTTAAGCATCTTGGTTTCTAAAGCTGTGATTCTTGCATTTATTTCATTTGTATTAATCGATTTTGGAATTTCTACCCTAAAAGCGCTTATAAATGTTGTAATTAAGGAAATATCACTTTTAAAAAAAGATAAATCGGCTGCTTTTAAATAATTCATTTGAGTATTCAACTCTTGATACTTCTGCCAATCGTAAACAGCTTCTTTAGCATCATCACTGAGTCCAAAATCATTATACTTTAGACTTTTGATTTCATTTTTTGTAATCGTTTTAGATTGCTTATCACTTAATGTAGATTCAATTTCTACGTTTTGTGTATCCGTTTTACAACCAACAATTAACAAACAAAGGAAACTAAAAAATAAAAGATTAAATCGCATAAATAAGAGATTAAATTTAGTTGTAAATATAATTAAAGTGAATATACTTGGAAGTTAATCTCAACGGAATTAACAAAAAATAAAGTGTTGTTAATTTTAAGCTTTAATTTTTTTTGTCCTTTTTATTCTTAGTATTTTTGATTCGTATTAGTAAGCTTATAATTTTTTATGTCTAAAGTATTAATCATTGGTGCTGGTGGTCAGATTGGTTCGGAGTTAACCTATAAACTACGTGAAATTCATGGTAGCAATAATATTGTTGCCAGTGATATTAACTGTTCAAATTTAGATATTGTCAATTCCGGTTGTTTTGAAATATTAGATGCAAAAGACTACGATGCGATTAAAAATTGTGTTGAAAAACATACTATTGATACCATATACTTAATGGCTGCCATGCTAAGTGCAACAGGTGAAAAGCACCCAATGATGGCATGGGATTTAAACATGAACTCTTTATTTCATGTTCTTAATTTGGCAAAAGAAGGTTTTATCAAAAAGGTGTTTTGGCCATCAAGCATCGCTGTTTTTGGACCTACCACACCTTCAATTAATACTCCTCAACATACCATCATGGAACCGACTACAGTTTATGGCATTACTAAACAAGTTGGAGAACGTTGGTGTGAATATTATCATAAACAATATGGTGTAGATGTTAGAAGTATAAGATATCCTGGAATTATAAGCTGGAAAACATTGCCAGGTGGAGGCACTACGGATTATGCAGTAGAAATTTATCACAAAGCAATACTTGACAAAACTTATGAATGCTTTTTGTCTGAAGAGACTAAGCTTCCAATGATGTTTATGGACGATGCAATTAATGCTACTATTAATATCATGCAAGCGCCTTCTGAAAACATAAAAATTAGATCATCATATAATTTAGCTGCTATTAGCTTTACGCCTAAAGAGATTTTTGAAAGTATTAGAGCTCAGATTCCAGATTTTTCAATGACTTACAATCCAGATTTTAGACAAGCTATAGCAGATAGTTGGCCAAAATCTATTGATGATACGACAGCGAGAACCGATTGGAATTGGAAACACAAATACAATCTAGAATTAATGACTAAAGAAATGATCTCTCAGTTAGAAAAAAAATACGCGTCTTCAGAAAAAATGCACTAAAACCATGATGACATTTTAGCACTGTCGCGATGTACCAATAGAAACATTAACATAAACTATTGGTATTATGAAATCTTATCATTTAATTCTCATCATTTCTGTTTTTTTTGCATTCTCTTGTAATAACCAAAAAAATAACAATCTATACTCCTCTAATATAGAAGGTGAAAAGAGCTTTAGAACTAATTCATCAAAAAAACTAAAGCTACACAAAATAAACAATCAGCAGTTTAAGATGATTTATGGTGTGATGCCAATTCCAAATTCATGGGAATTAGTCAATAATAAAAAAGATAACATTCAATTTCAAGCTCCAAATGGGACTAAAATCTATGGTGAACGGTTTAATTCGTTTTACTACTCAAATAATCAACAACAAAATTATTATTCGCAACAAAACGGAACTCAGGTAAAAGCACCAAAAACAATCAATAGTTTTATAAATGAAGATTTAAAACCTTTGCTAGAATCTAATGGATTAACATATTTGGGACAATTTCCTTTACCTCAACTTGCTCAAGTAGACAAACAGCGTAACAATGCTATATTTAAGGCTACACCAGAAGAAAAAACCTTCGAATGTATTGTTACCGAATGGGTAGACAAAAAAGGCAATAAATCTTTAGGAATCATCAGGTATTTCACTAATTATTATACAGTAATTGGAGGTATGGATTGGGGTTACACACTAAACTCTTTAGAAGCTCCGAAATCTGTGTATGAAGATGCTAAAAAAGATTACATTAATGCTTTGCTAAACTTACAGGTTAATCCAAACTGGCTTCAAAAAAACAATCAATATTACGCTCAAATGTCACAGCAAAATAATGCTGAGCATCAACAACGTATGGCAGCAATTCGTGCACAAGGCCAAGCCATTATTAATAACGGAAATATATATAGTTCAATTTCAGATAGTAATCATGAAAGCTGGAAAAGACAAAATGCAATAACAGATGCTGGACATTCAAAATCTGTTAATGCCGTTTGGGAACGAAGTAATGTTACTGACCAAAATGGAAATCAATATCAAGTTGAAGGCTATTACAATAACGTTTGGAAAGCAAATAACAACGAATATGTTGGCACAAACAACACCAACTGGAATCCAAATATTGATAACACCACAAATGGAATTAATTGGGAACAATTAGAATATACTGATGATTACTATTAGGTCATTACAATGAATTATAAACCATCAATTTTCAAACAAATAATTGTATCTTACTCATGATTAGCCATTAACATCATAAAAACCTACAAAATAGACTACTGAAACAATATAAATCTAAAGATGTCTATGAAAAAACCCATAGAGAATTATTGCTTAAAAATTAAAACTTGAAGAAGCATTATAATCTTCCAAATCTTAAAAATTGAATATTAATAGCAACATATCACAAGAACAACTAGAAACCATTGAACGTTATATAACCAACACAATGATTTCTGAAGAGCTAAACGCGTTTAAAACGCAATTAGAAAATAATCCAGATTTTAAAATTCAAGTAAATGATACCATCACATTACTTAAAGGAATTGAAGCGCAATCACTTAAAGAACAACTTAACGAATTCCATAAAGACATACCAAAGCAAGAGCTTATAAAAAAGACACCAAAAATTCATTATTTGAAATTTAGAAAATTAGTTGCTGCTGCAGCTATTATAATTGCTCTTGGCAGTTTTTGGCATTTTAGACCAACCTCTTCTGAAAGGTTATATTCAAAATATTTCTATCCAGATCCAGGATTACCAACAACAATGAGTAATACTTCAAATTTTGAATTTTACGATGCTATGGTTAATTATAAACAAGGTGATTATAAAATAGCCATAAAAAAATGGAAAGCACTACCTTCTAAAAACGATACTATAAACTATTTTCTTGGTGTTGCATATTTAGCAGATAAAAATGAGGCTAAATCGATTCCGTTATTAGAACAATCCATTCAAAATAAAGAGTTTCCTTTAGTTAGTGATGCTCATTACTATTTAGGATTGGTTTATTTGAAACAAGGTAACATTGAAAAGGCAAAAAAAAATTTAAAAATTTCAAACCTTAAAAAAAGCAAAACGCTCCTTTCTGAAATAAAGAACTAACCATATTAAAAACAAAACAATTATGAAGCAATTTTTCGATTGTCCAAGTCATACAATTCTTTTTATTTTAATAGTTGGTCTAAGTCAATTCGGCTATTCTCAACAGGATTCTATTTCAGGAATCAAGCTTATTGATTATTATTTAGTTAGTAATGACATCACTAAAGCAGATGTTGAATTAAAAAAACAAATTCAGGCGTTTCAAAACAATAACTCATTAGACTCTTTGGTTGGCTATCCTTATTATGTTGGAAAAGTTTCATTAGCAAAAACCAATAAAATTACTGCTATAAAAACTGCTGAAAAATTTGTTGAAGACATCAATTCAAAAAGCAACAATCTTAATGTAAACTACAAAACCCTTTTAAGTCTTGCCGATTTTTACGATGAAGTTAGTGAAAGTGAAAAATCTCTTGAAGTCACTGAAGAAGCACTTCGCATTGCTAAAAACATAAAAAACATAAAAGGCGATGCTATTGGCAAAATTCGTTATAATGTTGGTGCTTGCTTAATGTCTCTGAGCGAAGTAGAAAAGGCAAAAACTTATTTTATTGACGCATTAAAAGATTATGAATCTTACGACAAAACAGATCCAAAAGCTTTATCAGACACCAATAATGCTATAGGAGCGACCATGTGGATGTCATCTAAGTTAGATAGTGCAAAACATTATTATTCAAAAGCCATCAAAGCTCTCGATTTGATAAAAGAAGAAGATTCGATTGAGAATTTATATCTAAAAACCGTCATCAAATCTAACATCTCATTACTAGAATACTCAAATGGCGATTTTGAGCAAGCCATACACACACAAACAGCTGTGATTAATAATTATGAAACAGTTGCAAATAATTTGTTAGATGATAATATTGTATCAAAAGCCAAGCGTTATCAGGCTAGAGCGATTTCTAATTTAGCTGTCTTTTACCACGAATCTGGAAATTTGTATAAGGCTAATGAAATTTTAAAGTATTCTTTAGAAAAGAAAAAAAAGATGCAAAATACAGCAAGTGATATTGCAACGACTCTAATACAAATTGGTCAGTCGCAATTATCACTACAAAATTTAGATGAAGCCATTACTTATCTTAATTCTGGATTACAACAACTGGAAAAAATCTCTAAAAATGATAACTATTGGAAAGCTACTGCTTTTCACGCCTTAGCAGAAGTCTATTCGGCAAAGAACAATAATCTAAAAGCGAAAGAGTTTTATGACAAAAGTGAAACGCTTTTTCTAAAAACTTTAGGCGATGAATATGATAAAGAATTTTTAAGTTTTTTAAGTAACAAAGCACTCTTTTTAGCTAAAAGCAACGACACAGAAAAAGCAGTAGAAGCTTCTCAAAAAGCCTACAATTACGTTTTAAAAAATGGCGAAGACAACTCCTATCAACTCTTTAAACAAATTAGTAATCTTGCAGAGACATATTATTTATCAAAAGATTACAAAAGGTCGCAAGAATGGGTACAACGTGGTAATGACTATTTAGATAACAACATAAAAAACAATACATCAAGTATTGATTCTTTAATCCTTCAGCTTAACAAACCTAATTTAATCCTATTAAATTCAAAATCTGAATATTATACATCGCAGTCACGAAATGTTAGTTTTTATAAAAATGAAATCAAAAAACTAGATGAAGCTTTAAATTTATTAGAACAACGAAAAGAAACGATTTTCAATTCAGAAGACATCAACGTATTGCTTTCTGACTATAAAAACATTACAGATTATTCAAAAAAATTGAATTTAGAATTATTTGAAATCAACAACAATACTGAGCATTTAAAACGCCTAATAGAGCTTCATGAGTCTAGTATTTATAATCGTATTCGTTCAAGGCTTAATATGAGGAATAATTTATCGTTTTTACATATTCCGAATGCTGTATTAGAAAGAGAAAAAGAATTGAAATTCTCCATTTCAAATTCATTAGAAGACACGACAAATTTTAATACCTTTTTAAATGCAAATAACAATTGGACTACGTTTCTAGATTCATTAAAACTAGAACATCCTAAATATTACAAAATGCGTTATGCAAGCATTGAAACATCTATAGATAACCTTCAAACTAATATTCCTGAGCAAACAACAGTCATTCGTTATGTATATGTTGAGGATCAACTTTATGCGTTCTTAGTTAACAAAACCGATTATAATCTGATTAAATTAAATTCAGAAGAGATTAGTGCTCTTATTATTTCTTTAAATGAAAATCAAATTAATGATGAACGCATAAACGACTATCTTTTTACATTATATAATCAACTTTGGAAGCCTTTTGAAGACAACATAGAAACAAAAAATATCATTATTATTCCTGATGGAGAGCTTTTTAATTTAAGTTTTGAAACCTTAACATCATCCAAAACAACTTCATTTGAAGACATTGCCGAAAACAGTCTGATTTCTAAATATAATATGTCTTACAATTATAGTTTGCTACTCATAAACGAAAATCAGAAAGCAATAGATTACACAAATGATTTTATTGCTTTTGTTCCTGAGTTTAATAAAACAATGAAAGATAACTACACCATGTCTATAACAGATTCATTAGCTCTTGACAAAACCTACTTACATTTATTACCACAACCCTTTAGTGTTGAATTGGCAAAAGAATACTCAAAACTATTTAAAGGCAAATCATTTATAAATGAAAACGCATCCAAACAACTATTCACAACAGAAGCTAATGAACATAAAATCATTCATATTGGCACGCATGCAGAGTCTAATAATTTATTACCGGAATTATCGCGTTTAGTTTTCGCTAAAGAAGCTTCAGGTAAAGACAATTCGCTTTACACCTATGAAATCTATAACCAAAATTTATCATCTCACCTTGCGGTATTAACAGCTTGTGAAACAGGAAAGCCAACACACCAAGCTGGAGAAGGAATGATTTCTTTAGCTCATGCATTTAATTATGCTGGAAGTGAAAGTATTTTAACGAGTCTATGGAAAATTGATGAACAGTCTAGCACAAAAATAATCAAGTTGTTTTACGATAATATATCCGAAGGAATACCTAAAGACGAAGCCTTACGTTTAGCAAAACTAGATTATATTAAAACTGCCGATGGTCGCACAAAACATCCTCAATATTGGGCAGGTTTAGTGCTTATTGGTGATACAACTCCTATCGATTTACAAACGTCTTCTAATTTGGTATTTTGGATAATA is part of the Psychroserpens ponticola genome and encodes:
- a CDS encoding M13 family metallopeptidase, whose product is MKTNIKSILIVSVLAVFAFLGCKEEAKDETTMVEKIPGINLENMDKDVNPKDDFYNFVNGNWQKNTKIPEEETRWGGFGVLRKGTRADVLEILKTSKELGKYEEGTDQKKALLIFESQLDTVARDEAGIKPLLPVLAKIDGIKSIADMQTAEATTLGLATPFAGLGAGPDLNDSSMNTAWVGPGGTGLQRDYYLDQDDKSKEIREKYKAHVSKMLQFIEYSEADANAAAVKIIEMETQLVEPRLDKVAARDARNYNNPRSISQLQEMCPAIDWGKMISDLGIKKQIDTVLVAQPKYMSALSDFLNNTSIEDIKTLIDWTTIDNAAGFLTTEIERANWEFYAQTLSGAKKQRDAEERALGTVTGSVGEAIGQLYVEAKFPPEAKVKAEKMIANVITAFQNRIQKLDWMTDETKVKAIEKLDKFTVKIAYPDEWKDYSDLMVKEGNSYAENMMAIGRWALDDNLSDINEPIDKSEWGMPPQMVNAYYSPINNEIVFPAAILQPPFYNYTADDAVNYGGIGAVIGHEISHAFDDSGSRFDADGNLKNWWTPTDLEEFTKRGDALADQYSALEVLDSVYVNGKYTLGENIGDLGGVLGAYDGLQLHYAKTGRPENIDGFTPEQRFFMSWATVWRTLTRDDALRTLIKTDTHSPGMVRATQPLKNIDAFYEAFDIKEGDAMWIAPEDRVRIW
- a CDS encoding NAD-dependent epimerase/dehydratase family protein; the protein is MSKVLIIGAGGQIGSELTYKLREIHGSNNIVASDINCSNLDIVNSGCFEILDAKDYDAIKNCVEKHTIDTIYLMAAMLSATGEKHPMMAWDLNMNSLFHVLNLAKEGFIKKVFWPSSIAVFGPTTPSINTPQHTIMEPTTVYGITKQVGERWCEYYHKQYGVDVRSIRYPGIISWKTLPGGGTTDYAVEIYHKAILDKTYECFLSEETKLPMMFMDDAINATINIMQAPSENIKIRSSYNLAAISFTPKEIFESIRAQIPDFSMTYNPDFRQAIADSWPKSIDDTTARTDWNWKHKYNLELMTKEMISQLEKKYASSEKMH
- a CDS encoding tetratricopeptide repeat protein, with protein sequence MNINSNISQEQLETIERYITNTMISEELNAFKTQLENNPDFKIQVNDTITLLKGIEAQSLKEQLNEFHKDIPKQELIKKTPKIHYLKFRKLVAAAAIIIALGSFWHFRPTSSERLYSKYFYPDPGLPTTMSNTSNFEFYDAMVNYKQGDYKIAIKKWKALPSKNDTINYFLGVAYLADKNEAKSIPLLEQSIQNKEFPLVSDAHYYLGLVYLKQGNIEKAKKNLKISNLKKSKTLLSEIKN
- a CDS encoding CHAT domain-containing protein; its protein translation is MKQFFDCPSHTILFILIVGLSQFGYSQQDSISGIKLIDYYLVSNDITKADVELKKQIQAFQNNNSLDSLVGYPYYVGKVSLAKTNKITAIKTAEKFVEDINSKSNNLNVNYKTLLSLADFYDEVSESEKSLEVTEEALRIAKNIKNIKGDAIGKIRYNVGACLMSLSEVEKAKTYFIDALKDYESYDKTDPKALSDTNNAIGATMWMSSKLDSAKHYYSKAIKALDLIKEEDSIENLYLKTVIKSNISLLEYSNGDFEQAIHTQTAVINNYETVANNLLDDNIVSKAKRYQARAISNLAVFYHESGNLYKANEILKYSLEKKKKMQNTASDIATTLIQIGQSQLSLQNLDEAITYLNSGLQQLEKISKNDNYWKATAFHALAEVYSAKNNNLKAKEFYDKSETLFLKTLGDEYDKEFLSFLSNKALFLAKSNDTEKAVEASQKAYNYVLKNGEDNSYQLFKQISNLAETYYLSKDYKRSQEWVQRGNDYLDNNIKNNTSSIDSLILQLNKPNLILLNSKSEYYTSQSRNVSFYKNEIKKLDEALNLLEQRKETIFNSEDINVLLSDYKNITDYSKKLNLELFEINNNTEHLKRLIELHESSIYNRIRSRLNMRNNLSFLHIPNAVLEREKELKFSISNSLEDTTNFNTFLNANNNWTTFLDSLKLEHPKYYKMRYASIETSIDNLQTNIPEQTTVIRYVYVEDQLYAFLVNKTDYNLIKLNSEEISALIISLNENQINDERINDYLFTLYNQLWKPFEDNIETKNIIIIPDGELFNLSFETLTSSKTTSFEDIAENSLISKYNMSYNYSLLLINENQKAIDYTNDFIAFVPEFNKTMKDNYTMSITDSLALDKTYLHLLPQPFSVELAKEYSKLFKGKSFINENASKQLFTTEANEHKIIHIGTHAESNNLLPELSRLVFAKEASGKDNSLYTYEIYNQNLSSHLAVLTACETGKPTHQAGEGMISLAHAFNYAGSESILTSLWKIDEQSSTKIIKLFYDNISEGIPKDEALRLAKLDYIKTADGRTKHPQYWAGLVLIGDTTPIDLQTSSNLVFWIIGFVIVLLLVLALKRKRKS